The following are encoded together in the Leucoraja erinacea ecotype New England chromosome 13, Leri_hhj_1, whole genome shotgun sequence genome:
- the LOC129702890 gene encoding NXPE family member 3-like: MDQAARQMSLAISLQRPIFILLMLVTVFMLYISFPNVKFNINLISGSDSHWIRYPTPKVYSTMQLAGQKTDWMHKLVQFGYLNHSFSPEERSEGTMLMNMIGWPRPPISKVPLLKSSDPSGVHFVILDSGKTFYVGDQMQVMLRMFDFEGNPKQYGGDYLQARIHTPELKAGSAGTVIDNQNGFYYINFTLLWPGKVKVSVTLVHPSEGVQVLHRLREERPDRVNFKSAFKFGSISETTMCNLYLSPTKPLCNFTDLRTGEPWFCYKPEKLPCTSRINHAKGAYVKGLLNGDEISLFRRGSNLKQPMLPNSLGYITVEPSPHAVGVSKECVRGMPLLSPSGYYYKDLWNPITCNIRRFETSKKITDCLRGKKIYLFGDSTIRQWFEYLTMFVPGLRKLDLGNLEKIGPHLAVDTENNIIVKYCPHGPPIRFTTISSPDLRYIANELDGIKGGKDTVVGITLWSHFSTFPIEVYIRRLQNIRRSILQLLGRNSDTVVVLRTANPQALPGEVSLYNSDWFSYQHDTVMRKMFTGINVAFVDAWEMTVAHYLPHELHPKTVIIKNQMDVFLSHVCPARNK, encoded by the exons TTCAATATAAATCTAATTTCTGGATCAGACTCCCACTGGATCAGATATCCGACTCCAAAGGTTTATTCCACAATGCAGCTAGCTGGTCAGAAGACTGATTGGATGCACAAACTGGTACAATTTGGCTATCTGAATCACAGTTTCAGCCCTGAGGAGAGATCGGAGGGAACAATGCTGATGAATATGATTGGGTGGCCAAGGCCTCCCATTTCCAAGGTGCCCCTTTTGAAGAGCAGCGATCCATCGGGTGTTCACTTTGTTATTTTAGATTCCGGGAAGACTTTCTATGTCGGCGATCAAATGCAAGTGATGCTGCGTATGTTTGATTTTGAAGGAAATCCGAAACAATATGGGGGCGATTATCTCCAAGCGCGGATCCACACGCCAGAGTTAAAGGCCGGCTCAGCAGGAACGGTCATAGATAACCAAAATGGATTTTATTATATAAATTTTACTTTACTTTGGCCGGGGAAAGTCAAAGTGTCGGTTACCTTGGTTCATCCCAGTGAAGGGGTCCAAGTGCTTCACAGACTACGGGAGGAGCGGCCAGATAGAGTGAACTTTAAAAGTGCCTTCAAATTCGGGTCTATCTCGGAGACCACCATGTGCAATCTTTACTTGTCTCCCACAAAGCCACTCTGCAACTTTACAGATCTCAGGACTGGGGAGCCCTGGTTCTGTTACAAACCAGAGAAACTTCCCTGCACTTCTCGTATCAACCATGCGAAAGGAGCATATGTGAAAGGCCTTTTAAAtggagatgagattagtttattcagAAG GGGATCCAACCTCAAGCAACCTATGTTACCCAATAGCTTAGGTTATATAACAGTAGAGCCTTCACCTCATGCAG tTGGAGTTTCCAAAGAATGTGTCCGAGGAATGCCATTGCTGTCACCATCTGGCTATTATTACAAGGACCTGTGGAATCCAATTACCTGCAATATTCGTCGCTTTGAGACCTCAAAAAAAATTACAGACTGTCTTCGTGGGAAAAAGATTTATTTATTTGGAGACTCGACTATACGTCAGTGGTTTGAATATTTGACAATGTTTGTGCCAG gTCTCAGGAAATTGGATCTTGGCAACTTGGAGAAGATTGGCCCTCACCTGGCAGTGGACACGGAAAACAACATCATTGTGAAATACTGTCCCCATGGCCCACCCATCCGATTCACCACCATATCGAGCCCGGACCTGCGCTACATTGCAAATGAGCTGGATGGAATTAAAGGAGGAAAAGACACCGTTGTAGGCATCACCTTATGGTCCCATTTCAGTACCTTCCCCATTGAAGTGTATATTCGAAGATTGCAGAATATCCGGAGATCCATTTTGCAACTGCTGGGCAGGAATTCGGATACGGTGGTTGTGCTGAGGACTGCTAACCCCCAGGCCCTTCCAGGAGAAGTTAGTCTCTACAACAGCGACTGGTTCTCCTATCAGCATGACACCGTGATGAGGAAAATGTTCACGGGCATCAACGTGGCATTTGTGGATGCATGGGAAATGACAGTAGCCCACTACCTGCCTCACGAGCTGCACCCCAAAACTGTTATTATAAAGAATCAAATGGATGTGTTTCTTTCACATGTCTGTCCTGctagaaataaataa